The following coding sequences lie in one Aspergillus puulaauensis MK2 DNA, chromosome 3, nearly complete sequence genomic window:
- the VMA21 gene encoding vacuolar ATPase assembly integral membrane protein VMA21 (COG:U;~EggNog:ENOG410PS81;~InterPro:IPR019013;~PFAM:PF09446;~TransMembrane:2 (i39-60o72-91i);~go_process: GO:0070072 - vacuolar proton-transporting V-type ATPase complex assembly [Evidence IEA]), with product MASRRPGKSYADAAAPGSTPGEQPSEFDSDTSPAVPMHVIWKLVGFTIAMITTPVGMYFVSVNFGASTTVSGIIAAVMANVILFLYIYVAWQEDKEEREAEAAKKKGKKAE from the exons ATGGCCTCCCGACGACCCGGAAAGTCCTACGCAGACGCTGCCGCCCCCGGCTCTACGCCGGGCGAGCAGCCCTCGGAGTTTGACTCTGATACTTCGCCTGCTGTTCCGAT GCACGTTATCTGGAAACTCGTCGGGTTTACCATAGCTATGATCACGACACCCGTGGGGATGTATTTTGTTTCTGTTAACTTTGGGG CGAGCACGACTGTTTCTGGGATTATTGCAGCCGTCATGGCTAATGTTATCTTGTTTCTGTATATCTATGTTGCATGGCAGGAGGACAAGGAGGAACGAGAAGCCgaggcagcgaagaagaaagggaagaaggctgAATAG
- a CDS encoding putative endosome-associated ubiquitin isopeptidase (AmsH) (COG:T;~EggNog:ENOG410PIV2;~InterPro:IPR000555,IPR015063,IPR037518,IPR044098;~MEROPS:MER0029722;~PFAM:PF14464,PF08969,PF01398;~go_function: GO:0005515 - protein binding [Evidence IEA];~go_function: GO:0008237 - metallopeptidase activity [Evidence IEA];~go_function: GO:0061578 - Lys63-specific deubiquitinase activity [Evidence IEA];~go_function: GO:0070122 - isopeptidase activity [Evidence IEA];~go_process: GO:0016579 - protein deubiquitination [Evidence IEA];~go_process: GO:0070536 - protein K63-linked deubiquitination [Evidence IEA]) yields MASLSSPPNTGASAPQSVEKITRLAQDYKFNPSVPLRYWLRTAATLVREARIYLREGHDEQAYLLLFRHAQLVLVHLAGHPDLKDGKDVREERKTLVTAEKEVKENLEILEKLKPRINKRYERYTQLMRERQSRVSSSAAVSPAASSQQIQPPDPALSGVTEPLEAGKDSDLAVKLARTEISRRATARNAIRQLSGGDESSRRAAGIWGDWEEALQRNEGKEPDDLSRRIQEVRLNLEARPQTDGRKAKSGTRPLTEISSTSTYKYPTVPRQKPLDILPSALEKPRAEPRKLTKPPPALPPKEGFQIIQPSDLDGVPPRPDKVPQEILSEAAPTVPTKVAPDDKRKGLDPASFTFKPSAYLENGTPLRTVFLPPQLRSHFLSLAASNTRKNLETCGILCGTLISNALFISRLLIPEQISTSDTCETVNESAIFDYCDSEDLMVLGWIHTHPTQTCFMSSRDLHTHCGYQVMLPESIAIVCAPSQTPNWGVFRLTDPPGLKSVLGCTQTGLFHPHAETNLYTDALRPGHVFEANGLEFETVDQRVNQL; encoded by the exons ATGGCATCTCTATCCTCGCCCCCGAACACTGGGGCCTCCGCTCCGCAGAGCGTGGAGAAGATCACTCGTCTTGCTCAAGATTACAAATTCAACCCTTCGGTTCCTCTGCGTTACTGGCTGAGGACCGCTGCTACGCTCGTTCGCGAG GCACGTATTTACCTGCGCGAAGGACACGATGAACAGGCGTACCTACTCCTATTCCGACATGCCCAATTGGTGCTCGTACATTTGGCCGGCCACCCAGACTTGAAGGACGGGAAGGATGTGAGAGAAGAGCGGAAAACTTTGGTAACTGCTGAAAAGGAGGTCAAGGAGAATTTGGAGATACTGGAAAAACTGAAACCGAGAATCAACAAGCGGTATGAGCGGTATACGCAATTGATGCGTGAGCGGCAATCCCGCGTGTCGTCGTCCGCTGCAGTGAGCCCCGCTGCATCAAGTCAGCAGATACAACCTCCGGACCCTGCCCTCTCGGGCGTCACTGAACCTTTAGAAGCTGGGAAAGATAGTGATCTGGCTGTCAAACTGGCACGAACTGAGATCAGTCGAAGGGCAACAGCCAGGAACGCCATACGCCAACTGAGCGGTGGGGACGAGTCGAGCCGACGCGCCGCAGGCATATGGGGAGATTGGGAAGAAGCTCTGCAGCGAAATGAAGGCAAAGAGCCAGACGATCTGAGCCGGCGCATCCAAGAAGTGCGTCTCAACCTAGAAGCTCGACCGCAGACAGATGGTCGGAAAGCCAAGTCTGGAACGCGGCCGTTGACTGAGATCTCGTCTACATCCACCTACAAATACCCGACTGTTCCCCGACAAAAACCTCTTGATATCCTGCCTTCTGCGTTAGAGAAGCCGCGCGCTGAACCCCGCAAGCTCACGAAACCGCCGCCGGCACTTCCTCCGAAAGAGGGTTTCCAGATTATCCAACCGAGCGATCTAGATGGAGTACCGCCTCGCCCAGACAAAGTACCGCAGGAAATCTTGTCAGAAGCTGCACCAACAGTACCTACAAAAGTGGCTCCGGATGATAAACGTAAGGGCTTAGACCCCGCCAGTTTCACATTCAAACCATCCGCTTACCTTGAGAACGGCACTCCGCTCCGCACTGTCTTTCTCCCACCGCAACTACGATCgcatttcctttctctcGCTGCATCCAACACTCGCAAAAACTTGGAAACGTGTGGCATCCTTTGTGGCACACTGATATCCAACGCTCTTTTCATTTCTCGCCTCCTTATCCCTGAACAAATATCCACGTCAGATACCTGCGAGACAGTGAATGAGTCCGCAATATTTGACTACTGCGACTCTGAAGATCTAATGGTGCTTGGCTGGATCCATACGCACCCCACCCAAACCTGCTTCATGAGCTCACGGGACCTACACACGCATTGCGGCTACCAGGTTATGCTGCCGGAGAGTATTGCGATTGTTTGTGCGCCGAGTCAAACCCCCAACTGGGGTGTTTTCCGCTTGACAGACCCGCCGGGGCTCAAATCTGTCCTGGGTTGTACTCAGACGGGGTTGTTTCATCCACACGCCGAGACCAACCTCTACACAGATGCCTTGCGCCCCGGACACGTATTTGAGGCCAATGGGCTAGAGTTTGAGACGGTCGACCAGCGGGTGAACCAGCTATGA
- a CDS encoding sugar porter family MFS transporter (COG:G;~EggNog:ENOG410PHPM;~InterPro:IPR005829,IPR005828,IPR003663,IPR036259, IPR020846;~PFAM:PF00083,PF07690;~TransMembrane:12 (i12-34o54-72i81-99o105-127i139-160o172-191i275-293o299-317i324-343o373-394i406-426o432-453i);~go_component: GO:0016020 - membrane [Evidence IEA];~go_component: GO:0016021 - integral component of membrane [Evidence IEA];~go_function: GO:0022857 - transmembrane transporter activity [Evidence IEA];~go_process: GO:0055085 - transmembrane transport [Evidence IEA]): MKFPKIYNTYFVAFIATVGGMLFGFDISSMSAIIGTDQYKEYFDNPAGLRQGAIGSSLAAGSVVGSAMAGFVSDKIGRRDSIAFACVWWLAGTAIQTATNGFGSLIAGRVLNGVCVGITSSQVPVYLAEIARKEKRGQLIVIQQLAIEWGILIMYFVGYGCHYIDGDASFRTAWGIQFVPCVFLIIGLPFLPRSPRWLAKVNRTEEAIETLANIQAGGNRDDPLVVAEWEEITTVLQAERDAYPGWRKFVYNGMWKRTLAGFTVQMWQQNSGANVMTYYVVYIFMMANLTGNINLISSGIQYALFIIFTTFIFFYIDKTGRRPLLIYGALLMGACHFVVAGILSSGEYVPGGVDGDENVLIRVVGSKSHTVIAFSYLLIIIYALTLAPVCWVYAAEVWSLETRANGMGIAAIGNWLFNFALGLYIPPGFQNVTWKMFLIFGVMCILAAVHFFFTYPETCGKTLEEIEEMFAPGGPKPWHTKPGDSKLDAHVEEVRAHNKHINFDTMEIRSGADVADNTA; encoded by the exons ATGAAGTTCCCTAAGATCTACAACACGTACTTTGTGGCGTTTATCGCCACCGTTGGTGGAATGTTGTTCGGGTTTGATATTTCCTCCATGTCCGCAATCATCGGTACGGATCAGTACAAAGAATATTTTGATAACCCGGCTGGTCTCCGCCAGGGTGCTATCGGCTCTTCCCTCGCTGCGGGATCGGTGGTGGGCTCCGCCATGGCAGGGTTTGTCTCTGACAAGATAGGTCGCCGCGATTCAATTGCGTTTGCTTGTGTTTGGTGGCTTGCTGGGACCGCTATCCAAACGGCAACAAATGGCTTTGGGTCATTGATTGCTGGGCGCGTCTTGAACGGAGTTTGCGTTGGAATTACTAGCTCGCAAGTACCTGTCTACCTTGCAGAGATCGccaggaaggagaagcgTGGGCAGCTCATTGTCATCCAACAATTGGCAATCG AATGGGGTATTTTGATCATGTATTTTGTAGGATATGGCTGCCACTACATCGATGGAGACGCCTCTTTCCGGACTGCCTGGGGAATTCAATTCGTCCCTTGTGTCTTCCTTATCATTGGCTTGCCATTTCTTCCGCGCTCTCCTAGATGGCTTGCCAAGGTCAACCGTACCGAGGAGGCTATCGAGACCCTCGCCAATATCCAGGCTGGTGGTAACCGTGACGACCCGCTTGTCGTTGCCGAATGGGAGGAAATCACGACCGTACTTCAGGCGGAGCGCGATGCCTATCCCGGCTGGCGCAAATTCGTGTACAACGGCATGTGGAAGCGAACCCTCGCTGGCTTTACAGTGCAAATGTGGCAGCAAAATTCGGGAGCTAACGTGATGACCTAT TATGTTGTGTATATCTTTATGATGGCAAACTTGACGGGCAACATCAACCTTATTTCCTCCGGCATCCAGTACGCACTTTTCATTATCTTCACAACTTTCATTTTCTTCTACATTGATAAGACCGGTCGCCGGCCACTCCTTATATACGGCGCCCTTCTCATGGGGGCTTGCCATTTTGTCGTCGCCGGTATTCTTTCATCTGGCGAATACGTTCCTGGGGGCGTTGACGGCGACGAAAATGTGTTGATACGAGTGGTGGGATCAAAATCCCATACTGTCATCGCATTTTCGTATttgcttattattatctacGCATTGACCTTAGCACCCGTGTGCTGGGTCTACGCAGCAGAGGTCTGGTCTCTTGAAACCCGTGCCAATGGTATGGGTATCGCGGCGATTGGCAACTGGCTCTTCAACTTCGCCCTGGGCCTATATATCCCGCCCGGATTCCAGAATGTGACGTGGAAAATGTTTCTGATATTCGGCGTCATGTGTATCCTCGCTGCCGTACATTTCTTCTTTACATACCCTGAGACCTGCGGAAAGACGCttgaagagattgaagagatGTTCGCACCGGGAGGACCGAAGCCCTGGCACACCAAGCCCGGCGACTCTAAGCTTGATGCACACGTTGAAGAGGTCCGCGCACACAATAAGCACATCAACTTCGACACTATGGAAATCAGATCTGGCGCTGACGTGGCTGACAATACTGCTTGA
- a CDS encoding uncharacterized protein (COG:S;~EggNog:ENOG410PK5F;~InterPro:IPR001737,IPR029063): MSIIPRWAPVKQFPITKKLHGVLPRSKAGGNKPNIVSEGLCDDIVERLSPFLRRKAPVDILDLWPGPGLLSSKINDLLKPRRHVLIEPDLKLHKSFLEPLSERCPSYKLASTDLTAVRDWKTVLTEHFPEQGPPRKKSQVALPKNNTLLVLANPPGPRSTKDHFSGARWMSVFLEECMRQAGLHSYGSVRLLASLSSQDVSAVLPRHISARVRPSLLAEQVALHTFEVASLVDDTRGSWGFQKQWDVLVDGTARVEKRASNKRVIVPKGRAYPPIEQAPESPLPDRKQTPYAPRVKTQQNERYVEVFENFNNADPGHDDYEKLKKGYRRACTLLLQENSQTYQRANLVAKQNEIDDLNKSISRRAADPNTKLWALERTVTRIENLRQSMNEEMSKTHFDITRALPHLMDDRRAAFHTGDFDDALLLFDRRPFQPLIIHPDEIYPREVYRTFAYFEADPNPPAVVRLNRLDHIKRDVATRFFTAFTNSLQTNNLLTVPTLMELFFPNHTANSIIKAIPSLAQYASKRPKKDYESLPTTLISDFDKHPEDLQLQTTKRKSTTASAKSAQPNPISSYQENLDYDLSDVRCRILSIPTLWDLSIEYADTGSDASAVQLSRLLGGSMTSAQTREFLTDGTRKKW, encoded by the exons ATGTCAATAATCCCTCGATGGGCGCCCGTCAAGCAGTTTCCCATCACCAAAAAGCTTCACGGAGTCCTTCCCAGGAGCAAGGCGGGGGGCAACAAACCGAATATTGTGAGTGAAGGTCTATGTG ACGATATCGTGGAGCGCCTCTCCCCGTTCCTCCGGCGAAAAGCTCCGGTCGATATCCTCGATCTATGGCCTGGGCCCGGCCTCTTGTCGTCCAAAATAAATGATCTTTTGAAACCGCGCAGACATGTCCTCATTGAGCCAGACCTTAAATTACACAAGTCCTTCCTCGAACCATTGTCCGAACGATGCCCAAGCTACAAACTAGCTTCGACGGACCTAACCGCTGTACGAGATTGGAAAACTGTGCTTACTGAACATTTCCCCGAACAAGGGCCACCGAGAAAGAAGTCCCAAGTGGCCCTACCAAAAAATAATACGCTCCTAGTCTTGGCCAATCCCCCGGGTCCCCGGAGCACGAAGGATCATTTCAGCGGCGCACGATGGATGTCAGTGTTTTTGGAGGAATGTATGCGGCAGGCTGGTCTTCATTCCTACGGGAGCGTACGACTACTGGCATCGTTGTCTTCACAGGATGTGTCAGCGGTCCTTCCACGCCACATCAGCGCCCGTGTTCGTCCGTCACTCTTAGCTGAGCAGGTCGCACTTCATACATTCGAGGTAGCATCCTTAGTGGATGACACAAGGGGCTCTTGGGGTTTTCAGAAGCAGTGGGATGTGTTGGTTGACGGCACGGCGCGCGTCGAGAAGAGGGCCTCGAACAAAAGAGTCATTGTCCCTAAAGGCAGAGCATACCCACCAATCGAACAGGCACCTGAGAGTCCACTACCCGATCGAAAGCAGACTCCTTACGCTCCGCGCGTCAAGACCCAACAGAACGAGAGATACGTCGAGGTTTTCGAAAATTTTAACAATGCCGACCCAGGACACGACGACTACGAGAAGCTCAAAAAGGGCTATCGACGCGCATGTACCCTGCTCCTGCAAGAAAATAGCCAGACCTACCAGCGCGCCAACCTTGTAGCTAAGCAAAACGAAATCGACGACCTTAACAAATCTATCTCGCGGCGCGCGGCAGACCCCAATACCAAACTATGGGCTCTGGAACGCACGGTGACGAGAATCGAAAATCTCCGCCAATCAATGAATGAAGAAATGTCCAAAACGCATTTTGATATCACTCGCGCACTTCCTCATCTCATGGATGATCGACGCGCCGCCTTTCACACAGGAGACTTCGACGAcgcccttctcctcttcgaccGCCGCCCCTTCCAACCTCTTATCATTCATCCCGACGAAATATACCCGCGCGAAGTCTACCGGACCTTCGCGTACTTCGAAGCAGACCCCAACCCGCCAGCAGTAGTGCGCCTGAACCGCCTGGACCACATCAAACGAGATGTCGCAACCCGGTTCTTCACAGCCTTCACCAACTCCctacaaacaaacaacctcCTCACCGTCCCAACCCTAATGGAGCTTTTCTTTCCAAACCACACGGCAAACTCCATCATCAAGGCTATCCCCAGCCTCGCCCAATACGCATCCAAACGCCCTAAGAAAGACTACGAGTCTCTCCCTACGACCCTGATTTCAGACTTTGACAAACACCCTGAAGACCTACAGTTACAAACGACCAAGCGCAAATCCACAACAGCATCGGCGAAATCAGCACAACCAAACCCGATATCCTCCTACCAGGAAAACCTCGACTATGATCTTAGCGACGTCCGTTGTcgcatcctctccatcccgaCACTCTGGGATCTGTCCATAGAGTACGCGGACACAGGCTCGGACGCGTCTGCTGTGCAGCTGAGTCGGTTATTGGGGGGGTCGATGACAAGTGCACAAACCAGAGAGTTCCTCACTGAtgggacgaggaagaaatggTGA
- the OXR1 gene encoding putative oxidative stress response protein Oxr1 (BUSCO:EOG092629U5;~COG:L;~EggNog:ENOG410PJD6;~InterPro:IPR006571;~PFAM:PF07534), with product MMSRLRRNNPDPSSSSSSISSTSQYPVFTPVRTVSPFQPPPLTPLTLLANEENTPIPLAPQNQLLSRALAEEIRLLVPPRLQLVDTWRLAYSLDRDGASLSTLYDNCREVSSRSPRAGYVLVIRDASPSASTVFGAYMTDCPHPDAHYFGTGECFLWRASVLPPPPSLLNFDGDGGVYSEDALEKSKSLSPHMHALAQSRPTNSGTTTPDRIRFKAFPYSGVNDYMMFCETGFLSLGGGDGHYGLWLDSILEKGVSASCQTFGNEPLSDEGVKFDVLGVEVWYVGS from the exons ATGATGTCTCGTCTGCGTCGCAACAACCCCgatccctcctcttcatcctcctccatctcctccacctcccaGTATCCAGTCTTCACGCCCGTCCGCACGGTCTCCCCCTTTCAACCTCCGCCTTTGACTCCTTTAACGCTTCTCGCAAACGAAGAAAACACACCAATCCCCCTCGCCCCCCAAAACCAGCTCCTCTCACGCGCCCTCGCTGAAGAAATCCGTCTCCTCGTCCCGCCTCGCCTTCAACTAGTTGACACCTGGCGTCTGGCGTATAGCCTCGATCGCGATGGCGCCTCCCTCTCGACACTCTACGACAACTGCCGTGAGGTCTCATCTCGCAGCCCGAGGGCCGGCtacgtcctcgtcatccgcGATGCGTCCCCCTCAGCATCAACAGTTTTCGGCGCCTACATGACGGATTGCCCACACCCAGATGCACATTATTTCGGCACGGGCGAATGTTTTCTATGGAGAGCCAGCGTTCtccctccgccgccctcaCTACTCAATTTCGACGGAGATGGTGGAGTATACTCCGAAGACGCACTTGAAAAG TCGAAATCGCTTTCCCCGCATATGCACGCCCTGGCACAGTCACGCCCTACAAATAGCGGAACTACAACCCCCGACAGAATCCGCTTCAAGGCGTTCCCTTATAGCGGCGTAAATGATTACATGATGTTTTGCGAAACAGGATTTCTCAGTCTAGGTGGAGG GGACGGACACTACGGCCTTTGGCTGGACTCCATTCTCGAAAAAGGTGTCAGCGCCTCGTGCCAGACATTTGGGAATGAACCACTCTCTGATGAGGGTGTCAAATTCGATGTCCTGGGCGTCGAGGTTTGGTATGTTGGGTCATAA
- a CDS encoding putative cystathionine beta-synthase (beta-thionase) (COG:S;~EggNog:ENOG410PNSC;~InterPro:IPR000644): protein MASYMNASEAFVREKLDANTAHAIPESSWANKYRGATVEDLDPPPALSVSPSTPISAALLAAFERDYTHLTVTSSTHRSLLGYLSIPRLKELLAAGTVKESDTVAAAMQRFNRKRGTYEVITMETPLEELQRFFESDTGANGEKREKQDFAVVTDVERKFVLGVATKADLEEFVRRRP from the exons ATGGCCTCCTACATGAACGCCAGCGAAGCCTTCGTCcgcgagaagctcgacgcAAACACAGCGCACGCGATTCCCGAATCATCATGGGCCAACAAATATCGTGGA GCCACAGTTGAAGACTTAGATCCACCTCCAGCGCTCTCCGTCTCCCCCAGTACCCCTATATCAGCGGCGCTCCTCGCAGCATTCGAACGCGACTACACACACCTCACTGTTACCTCGTCCACGCACCGCTCCCTCCTCGGATACCTTAGCATTCCGCGACTGAAGGAGCTCCTGGCAGCGGGGACGGTCAAGGAATCGGATACTGTTGCGGCTGCGATGCAGCGCTTTAACCGGAAACGCGGCACGTACGAGGTTATCACCATGGAGACGCCGCTGGAGGAGTTGCAGCGGTTCTTTGAAAGTGATACCGGTGCGAATGGGGAGAAGCGAGAGAAACAGGATTTTGCGGTCGTCACGGATGTGGAGCGCAAGTTTGTGCTGGGAGTTGCCACCAAGGCTGATTTGGAGGAGTTTGTCAGGAGACGGCCATAG